One window of the Cryptococcus gattii WM276 chromosome E, complete sequence genome contains the following:
- a CDS encoding Meiotic DNA double-strand break processing-related protein, putative (Similar to TIGR gene model, INSD accession AAW43863.1), with product MPVPNRVPDSQPSSETGDEPPLSIVEPDLENCFRILIATDNHIGYAEKDPVRGQDSINTFREILELARDHEVDFILLAGDLFHENRPSRTCMHQTIALLREFTLGDKPIEFELLSDPMDGSTPGFSFPAVNYEDPNINIAIPVFSIHGNHDDPQGTGPEGALCALDVLSVSGVLNYFGKSDLVADESAADNSEKGIQIRPVLLRKGTTHVALYGCGNIRDQRMYQELRANKVKMFMPTGGDVPESEWFNILLVHQNRVRHGPQNYVPENMFDDSMRLVIWGHEHDCRITPESVADKSYFITQPGSSVATSLAPGEAIPKHVGLLSIQGSQFQLEELPLKTVRPFELDEVVLSYAAEQGVVDLNDRDSITSFLREQVEALILQAKKNWKERNNGSTKNMMLPLIRLKVETTDAKEMVNPVRFGQEYVNRVANPRDILQYYRKKKSERKLKNNPDMPDIDNDEWEEDPESLTADERLSKLRMATLVKQYLQAQSLDVLVENGMEEAVMRFVDKDDKDAIKDFVADTLGMVGRKMKEKEVKEDDVDLAMAEAKEKEYNRYADSNPIPAQDIKGKNKQRDSDVDSMMASDDMDLDEMPTQQRAPGRRATAKQPVKSAKGKSKQPLFDDASEEEGKEDEEDEEEEEEEEPVPKRGRGRAAAASTKKVPKKAPVRTPAKSTTKTPARRGPTASQSSTGRGITQSQLTFSRSGAGKAAAVPIELSSDED from the exons ATGCCGGTACCAAATCGCGTGCCAGACTCACAGCCAAG TAGCGAGACAGGAGATGAGCCGCCTCTCAGTATTGTCGAGCCAG ACCTGGAGAA TTGTTTTCGTATTCTCATCGCCACAGACAACCATATAGGATATGCGGAAAAAGATCCGGTCCGAGGACAAGACTCTATCAATACCTTTCGGGAAATATTGGAGCTGGCAAGAGATCATGAAGTCGATTTCATTCTCCTTGCAGGTGACTTGTTCCATGAGAACAGACCAAGCCGAACATGTATGCACCAGACCATAGCACTACTAAGAGAGTTCACTTTGGGTGACAAGCCAATTGAA TTTGAGCTTTTGAGTGACCCCATGGATGGATCTACTCCTGGTTTCTC TTTTCCGGCTGTCAACTACGAAGATCCAAATATTAACATTGCCATTCCCGTCTTTTCAATCCATGGTAATCATGACGATCCTCAAGGCACTGGTCCT GAGGGTGCACTATGTGCATTGGATGTTCTTTCCGTTTCTGGAGTCCTTAATTACTTCGGAAAGTCTGATCTTGTCGCTGACGAAAGTGCCGCCGACAACTCAGAAAAAGGTATTCAGATTCGACCTGTTCTTCTGCGAAAAGGTACAACTCATGTGGCGCTGTATGGTTGTGGTAACATCAGAGATCAACGAATGTATCAGGAACTACGAGCAAACAAAGTCAAGATGTTTATGCCGACAGGAGGTGATGTGCCCGAAAGCGAATGGTTTAACATTCTTCTTGTACATCAAAATCG CGTCCGGCATGGCCCGCAGAATTACGTCCCCGAGAACATGTTTGACGATTCTATGCGACTTGTAATATGGGGCCATGAGCACGATTGTAGGATTACTCCTGAGAGCGTCGCCGACAAAAGCTATTTCATAACGCAGCCTGGAAGTTCGGTGGCCACCAGTTTAGCGCCAGGAGAAGCAATACCCAA GCATGTTGGGCTTTTATCCATTCAAGGATCCCAATTTCAACTTGAGGAATTACCTCTCAAAACGGTAAGGCCGTTCGAGTTGGACGAGGTTGTGTTATCGTATGCTGCGGAACAAGGAGTTGTAGATTTGAATGATAGAGATAGTATCACTTCTTTCCTTCGGGAACAA GTTGAAGCTTTGATTCTGCAGGCTAAGAAAAActggaaggagaggaaCAACGGCAGCACCAAAAACATGATGCTTCCTCTCATCAGACTGAAG GTCGAAACAACAGATGCCAAAGAAATGGTTAATCCGGTCAGATTTGGTCAAGAATATGTCAACCGCGTTGCCAATCCTCGAGATATCTTGCAGTACTACCGTAAGAAAAAGAGTGAGCGAA AGCTCAAGAACAATCCTGACATGCCGGATATCGACAATGATGAGTGGGAGGAAGATCCCGAGTCTTTGACTGCCGATGAACGACTCTCAAAACTCCGTATGGCAACACTTGTCAAGCAATATCTCCAGGCGCAGAGCTTGGATGTGCTGGTGGAGAACGGGATGGAAGAAGCTGTCATGCGCTTTGTGGATAAGGATGATAAGGATGCTATCAAAGA CTTTGTGGCCGACACTCTTGGAATGGTGGGGAGAaaaatgaaggagaaggaggttAAAGAGGATGACGTCGATCTTGCG ATGGCCGAGGCAAAGGAGAA GGAGTACAACAGGTATGCTGACAGCAACCCGATACCTGCTCAA GATATCAAAGGGAAGAATAAGCAGCGGGATTCAGATGTGGATAGTATGA TGGCAAGCGATGATATGGATCTGGACGAGATGCCGACTCAACAGCGAGCTCCGGGGAGACGTGCAACGGCGAAGCAGCCAGTTAAGTCAGCGAAAGGCAAGAGCAAGCAGCCTCTG TTTGATGACGCctcagaagaagaaggaaaggaagatgaagaagatgaggaagaggaagaagaagaagaaccGGTCCCTAAAAGAGGCCGAGGACGTGCAGCAGCGGCTTCAACCAAGAAAGTACCGAAGAAAGCACCTGTGAGGACGCCAGCTAAGTCGACGACAAAGACACCGGCTAGAAGAGGTCCCACAGCTAGTCAGTCCTCAACAGGGAGAGGAATAACGCAATCACAATTGAC ATTTTCAAGATCTGGTGCAGGCAAGGCAGCAGCAGTGCCGATCGAATTGTCATCAGACGAGGATTAA
- a CDS encoding Mannitol-1-phosphate dehydrogenase, putative (Similar to TIGR gene model, INSD accession AAW44464.1): MTTLQGVSIPKTQTVAVVPSVGAAIKIDNQAKVVQADELKPGQCLVKISHTGVCHTDLHAKQGDWPVPPVNPLIGGHEGVGHIVAIGANTVNSPVKLGDRVGIKWLANSCLTCEPCRRGFEMNCDHAELSGYTINGTFGEYVVSFVNHVTPIPPSLDSAGAASILCAGVTSYKALKVSNTKVGDWVALPGAGGGLGHLAVQYAKAMGLKVVAIDTGAAKEKLVKSLGADAWVDFKTTKDLVADVKAATGGEGPAAAVVTASHKAGYTQAIDYLKPSGTLVAVGLPNAEMGANVFWTVFKSIRIQGSYVGNRQDAIEALQLVEDGKVKVIFEQKPLADLKTVYEGLEEGKIAGRVVLQVANE, from the exons ATGACCACTCTTCAAGGTGTTTCTATCCCAAAGACCCAGACTGTTGCCGTCGTCCCCTCCGTCGGCGCAGCCATCAAAATCGACAATCAGGCCAAAGTCGTTCAAGCTGACGAGCTCAAGCCGGGACAATGTCTAGTCAAGATCAGCCACACCGGTGTCTGTCACACAGATTTGCACGCCAAGCAGGGTGACTGGCCTGTTCCTCCAGTGAACCCTTTAATCGGTGGTCACGAAG GTGTCGGTCACATTGTTGCCATCGGCGCCAACACTGTCAACTCCCCCGTCAAGCTCGGTGACCGAGTCGGTATAAAGTGGCTTGCCAATTCTTGTCTCACTTGTGAGCCTTGCCGACGAGGCTTCGAGATGA ACTGTGACCACGCGGAGCTCTCTGGCTACACCATCAATGGTACCTTCGGCGAATACGTAGTTTCTTTTGTCAACCACGTCACTCCCATCCCTCCTTCCCTTGACTCTGCTGGTGCTGCCTCTATTCTTTGTGCTGGTGTCACCTCCTACAAGGCTCTCAAGGTCTCCAACACAAAGGTCGGTGATTGGGTTGCCCTTCCCGGTGCTGGTGGTGGTCTTGGTCACCTTGCTGTCCAGTATGCCAAGGCTATGGGTCTCAAGGTCGTCGCCATCGACACTGGGGCTGCCAAGGAAAAGCTCGTCAAGTCTCTCGGTGCCGATGCTTGGGTGGACTTCAAGACCACCAAAGACCTCGTTGCGGACGTCAAGGCTGCCACTGGGGGTGAAGGTCCGGCCGCTGCTGTTGTGACTGCTTCCCATAAGGCTGGCTATACTCAGGCTATCGACTACCTCAAGCCTTCCGGTACTTTGGTCGCTGTCGGTCTCCCCAATGCCGAGATGGGTGCCAACGTCTTCTGGACTGTCTTTAAGAGCATCCGAATTCAAGGTTCTTACGTTGGTAATAGGCAGGACGCCATCGAAGCCCTCCAGCTTGTTGAGGATGGAAAGGTCAAGGTCATTTTTGAGCAGAAGCCTCTTGCTGACCTTAAGAC CGTCTATGAGGGTCTTGAAGAAGGCAAGATTGCCGGACGAGTCGTCCTCCAGGTCGCCAACGAGTAA